One stretch of Paramormyrops kingsleyae isolate MSU_618 chromosome 4, PKINGS_0.4, whole genome shotgun sequence DNA includes these proteins:
- the LOC140588950 gene encoding mitochondrial nicotinamide adenine dinucleotide transporter SLC25A51-like yields MASAGENYQSTENLSPLTELASKEQGSPECEAPNGRRKQYVCGGCAGMLNIMITFPIHKVLFRQQLFGVSTTEAVRQLQRDGMRTLYRGLLPPLLQKTSSMAIMFGFSNDMSRLLSRPGSTPGLVTSSMAAVLAGTVEASLTPFERVQTLLQDQRHHVRYNNTLHAFRTLVRENGMCELYRGTVPILLRNGPSNALSLGLCEPIKSSLPQAETHAGQLVTDFISGGLLGATLGSLYYPLNVVKARKQSQVGGAFQSSWQVLCTICSERGGKLSHLYRGAHLNYHRSLLSWGITNAAYIVKKKMFSQLKNSRQHAAIHF; encoded by the exons ATGGCCAGCGCCGGCGAAAAT TATCAAAGCACTGAAAATTTGTCCCCCTTAACTGAGCTGGCATCGAAAGAGCAAGGGAGTCCTGAGTGTGAGGCACCAAACGGGCGTAGGAAGCAGTACGTCTGCGGCGGCTGTGCTGGGATGCTTAACATCATGATCACCTTCCCAATACATAAAGTACTATTCCGGCAGCAGCTGTTTGGTGTGAGCACGACTGAGGCCGTCCGGCAGCTGCAGAGGGACGGCATGCGGACCCTGTACCGTGGCCTGCTGCCTCCCCTGCTGCAGAAAACCTCCTCGATGGCCATCATGTTTGGATTTTCTAACGATATGTCTCGGCTGCTGTCGCGACCCGGCAGCACCCCGGGGCTGGTGACCAGCAGCATGGCGGCCGTGTTGGCAGGCACGGTGGAGGCAAGTCTGACCCCCTTTGAGAGGGTCCAGACGCTCCTCCAGGACCAGCGGCACCATGTCCGGTATAACAATACTTTGCATGCATTCCGGACCCTGGTGCGGGAGAATGGTATGTGTGAGCTGTACCGCGGCACAGTGCCCATCCTACTGCGCAACGGGCCCAGCAACGCGCTATCCCTCGGCCTCTGCGAGCCCATCAAGAGCAGCCTGCCTCAGGCTGAGACCCACGCTGGCCAGCTGGTCACCGACTTTATCTCTGGCGGCCTTCTGGGAGCCACGCTGGGCTCCTTGTATTACCCACTTAATGTAGTGAAGGCTCGCAAGCAGTCGCAGGTGGGTGGAGCCTTCCAATCCTCGTGGCAGGTACTGTGCACCATCTGCAGCGAGCGGGGTGGTAAATTGAGCCACCTATACCGAGGGGCGCATCTGAACTACCACCGCTCCCTCCTGTCTTGGGGCATCACCAACGCTGCctacattgtaaaaaaaaaaatgttcagccaactcaaaaattcaaggcaacatgctgcaatacatttttga
- the LOC111837771 gene encoding mitochondrial nicotinamide adenine dinucleotide transporter SLC25A51-like, whose translation MKARKQSQVGGAFQSTWQVLRTICSERGEFSGGLLGATLGSLYYPLNVVKARKQSQVGGAFQSTWQVLRTICSERGEFSGGLLGATLGSLYYPLNVVKARKQSQVGGAFQSTWQVLHTICSERGGKLSHLYRGAHLNYHRSLLSWGITNAAYELLTKYQSTENLSPLTELASKEQGSPECEAPNGRRKKYVCSGCAGMLNIMITFPIHKVLFRQQLFGVSTTEAVRQLQRDGMWTLYRGLLQKTSTMAIMFGFSNDMSRLLSQPGSTPGLVTSSMAAVLAGTVEASLTPFERIQTLLQDQRHHVRYNNTFHAFRTLVRENGMCELYHGTVLILLRNGPSNVLFLGLREPIKSSLPQAETHAGQLVTDFVSGGLLGATLGSLYYPLNVVKARKQSQVGGAFQSTWQVLRTICSEQGGKLSHLYRGAHLNYHRSLLSWGITNAAYELLTKVK comes from the exons ATGAAG GCTCGCAAGCAGTCGCAGGTGGGTGGAGCCTTCCAATCCACGTGGCAGGTACTGCGCACCATCTGCAGCGAGCGGGGTG AATTCTCTGGCGGCCTTCTGGGAGCCACGCTGGGCTCCTTGTATTACCCACTGAATGTGGTGAAGGCTCGCAAGCAGTCGCAGGTGGGTGGAGCCTTCCAATCCACGTGGCAGGTACTGCGCACCATCTGCAGCGAGCGGGGTG AATTCTCTGGCGGCCTTCTGGGAGCCACGCTGGGCTCCTTGTATTACCCACTGAATGTGGTGAAGGCTCGCAAGCAGTCGCAGGTGGGTGGAGCCTTCCAATCCACGTGGCAGGTACTGCACACCATCTGCAGCGAGCGGGGTGGTAAATTGAGCCACCTATACCGAGGGGCGCATCTGAATTACCACCGCTCCCTCCTGTCTTGGGGCATCACCAACGCTGCCTACGAGCTTTTAACGAAG TATCAAAGCACTGAAAATTTGTCCCCCTTAACTGAGCTGGCATCGAAAGAGCAAGGGAGTCCCGAGTGTGAGGCACCAAACGGGCGTAGGAAGAAGTACGTCTGCAGCGGCTGTGCTGGGATGCTTAACATCATGATCACCTTCCCAATACATAAAGTACTATTCCGGCAGCAGCTGTTTGGTGTGAGCACGACTGAGGCCGTCCGGCAGCTGCAGAGGGACGGCATGTGGACCCTGTACCGTGGCCTGCTGCAGAAAACCTCCACGATGGCCATCATGTTTGGATTTTCTAATGATATGTCTCGGCTGCTGTCGCAACCCGGCAGCACCCCGGGGCTGGTGACCAGCAGCATGGCGGCCGTGTTGGCAGGCACGGTGGAGGCAAGTCTGACCCCCTTTGAGAGGATCCAGACGCTCCTCCAGGACCAGCGGCACCACGTCCGGTATAACAATACTTTCCATGCATTCCGGACACTGGTGCGGGAGAATGGTATGTGTGAGCTGTACCACGGCACAGTGCTCATCCTGCTGCGCAACGGGCCCAGCAACGTGCTATTCCTCGGCCTCCGTGAGCCCATCAAGAGCAGCCTGCCTCAGGCCGAGACCCACGCTGGCCAGCTGGTCACTGACTTTGTCTCTGGCGGCCTTCTGGGAGCCACGCTGGGCTCCTTGTATTACCCACTGAATGTGGTGAAGGCTCGCAAGCAGTCGCAGGTGGGTGGAGCCTTCCAATCCACGTGGCAGGTACTGCGCACCATCTGCAGCGAGCAGGGTGGTAAATTGAGCCACCTATACCGAGGGGCGCATCTGAATTACCACCGCTCCCTCCTGTCTTGGGGCATCACCAACGCTGCCTACGAGCTTTTAACGAAGGTCAAGTGA
- the LOC140588692 gene encoding mitochondrial nicotinamide adenine dinucleotide transporter SLC25A51-like: MASKEQGSPECEAPNGRRKQYVCGGCAGMVNTFPIQKVLFRQQLFGVSTTEAVRQLQRDGMRTLYRGLLPPLLQKTSSMAIMLGFSNDMSRLLLRPGSTPGLVTSSMAAVLAGTVEASLTPFERVQTLLQDQRHHVRYTNTFHAFRTLVRENGMRELYRGTVSILLRNGPSNAVSIGLREPIKSSLPQAETHVGQQVTDFISSGLLGATLGSLYYPLNVVKARKQSQVGGAFQSTWQVLRTICSERGGKLSHLYRGAHLNYHRSLLSWGIINAAYELLMKVM, translated from the coding sequence ATGGCATCGAAAGAGCAAGGGAGTCCTGAGTGCGAGGCACCAAACGGCCGTAGGAAGCAGTACGTCTGCGGCGGCTGTGCTGGGATGGTGAACACCTTCCCAATACAGAAGGTACTATTCCGGCAGCAGCTGTTTGGTGTGAGCACAACTGAGGCCGTCCGGCAGCTGCAGAGGGACGGCATGCGGACCCTCTACCGTGGCCTGCTGCCTCCCCTGCTGCAGAAAACATCCTCGATGGCCATCATGCTTGGCTTTTCTAATGATATGTCTCGGCTGCTGTTGCGACCCGGCAGCACCCCGGGGCTGGTGACCAGCAGCATGGCGGCCGTGTTGGCAGGCACGGTGGAGGCAAGTCTGACCCCCTTTGAGAGGGTCCAGACGCTCCTCCAGGACCAGCGGCACCACGTCCGGTATACAAACACTTTCCATGCATTCCGGACCCTGGTGCGGGAGAATGGTATGCGTGAGCTGTACCGTGGCACAGTGTCCATCCTGCTGCGCAACGGGCCCAGCAACGCGGTATCCATCGGCCTCCGCGAGCCCATCAAGAGCAGCTTGCCTCAGGCTGAGACCCACGTTGGCCAGCAGGTCACTGACTTTATCTCTAGCGGCCTTCTGGGAGCCACGCTGGGCTCCTTGTATTACCCACTGAATGTGGTGAAGGCTCGCAAGCAGTCGCAGGTGGGTGGAGCCTTCCAATCCACGTGGCAGGTACTGCGCACCATCTGCAGCGAGCGGGGTGGTAAATTGAGCCACCTATACCGAGGGGCGCATCTGAACTATCACCGCTCCCTCCTGTCTTGGGGCATCATCAACGCTGCCTACGAGCTTTTAATGAAGGTCATGTGA
- the LOC111837774 gene encoding mitochondrial nicotinamide adenine dinucleotide transporter SLC25A51-like has product MSSVKNLSPDCRTRKGLSERVQTLLQDQRHHVRYNNTFDAFRTLVRENGMRELYHGTVPILLRNGPSNALFLGLRGPIKSSLPQAETHAGQLVTDFISGGVLGATLGFLYYPLNVVKARKQSQVGGAFQSTWQVLRTICSERGGKLSHLYRGAHLNYHRSLLSWGITNAAYELLMKVM; this is encoded by the coding sequence ATGTCCAGTGTGAAAAACTTGTCCCCAGATTGTAGGACACGGAAGGGCCTATCAGAGAGGGTCCAGACGCTCCTCCAGGACCAGCGGCACCATGTCCGGTATAACAATACTTTCGATGCATTCCGGACCCTGGTGCGGGAGAATGGTATGCGTGAGCTGTACCACGGCACAGTGCCCATCCTGCTGCGCAACGGGCCCAGCAACGCGCTATTCCTCGGCCTCCGCGGGCCCATCAAGAGCAGCCTGCCTCAGGCCGAGACCCACGCTGGCCAGCTGGTCACTGACTTTATCTCTGGCGGCGTTCTGGGAGCCACGCTGGGCTTCTTGTATTACCCACTTAATGTAGTGAAGGCTCGCAAGCAGTCGCAGGTGGGTGGAGCCTTCCAATCCACGTGGCAGGTACTGCGCACCATCTGCAGCGAGCGGGGTGGTAAATTGAGCCACCTATACCGAGGGGCGCATCTGAACTACCACCGCTCCCTCCTGTCTTGGGGCATCACCAACGCTGCCTACGAGCTTTTAATGAAGGTCATGTGA